In Actinomadura luteofluorescens, the sequence GGGCGTCCGCCGGTGAGCGAGGCGGGGGCCGGGACGCGCGGCCGGGGCCCGGGCCGCAGGCCGGGCCCGACCGAGACGCGCGAGAAGATCCTGGCCGCCGCGCGGGACCTGTTCGCCGAGAAGGGCTACGACGGCGCGTCGCTGCGCGCCATCGCCCGCGCCGCGCAGGTCGACCCCGCGCTGGTGCACCACTTCTTCGGCAACAAGGAGGGCGTGTTCGTCGAGGCGATGCGCTTCCCGGTGGATCCGAGCGTGCTGCTGCCGCACATCATGTCGTTCCCCCGCGACCGCATCGGCGAGGCGATGGTCCGCACGTTCCTCCAGGTCTGGGGGGACGAGGACCGCCGCGCCCCGATGCTCGCGATGCTCCGCTCGGCGATGACGAACGAGCGGGCGGTGGTGCTGCTGCGCGAGTTCGTCACGTCGGCGCTGTTCGGGCGGGCCTCGCAGGCGACGGAGGCGGCGCCGCTGGCGATCCAGGCGGCCGCCGGCCAGATGATCGGGCTGATGATCCTGCGCTACGTGCTGTGCGTCGAGCCCCTGGCCTCCGCCTCCGAGGACGAGCTGGTCGAGCTGGTGGCCCCCACCCTCCAGCGCTACCTCGCCTCCTGAGCCCG encodes:
- a CDS encoding TetR/AcrR family transcriptional regulator produces the protein MSEAGAGTRGRGPGRRPGPTETREKILAAARDLFAEKGYDGASLRAIARAAQVDPALVHHFFGNKEGVFVEAMRFPVDPSVLLPHIMSFPRDRIGEAMVRTFLQVWGDEDRRAPMLAMLRSAMTNERAVVLLREFVTSALFGRASQATEAAPLAIQAAAGQMIGLMILRYVLCVEPLASASEDELVELVAPTLQRYLAS